One Rhizobiales bacterium GAS188 DNA window includes the following coding sequences:
- a CDS encoding Multidrug transporter EmrE, with translation MTVSSFFQLCVATTVFIGAASSAKAWSISPSFGRVIFTMMLYVVGNLLMLRLLRQMGMATAFSVTAVLQLVAINLVAIFVFGEKVGLAEGAGIVLAIAGVALITFAPHLGR, from the coding sequence ATGACTGTCTCCTCCTTCTTTCAACTCTGCGTCGCGACCACGGTATTCATCGGCGCGGCGAGCAGCGCGAAGGCTTGGTCGATCTCTCCATCGTTCGGACGCGTGATCTTCACGATGATGCTCTATGTGGTCGGCAATTTGCTGATGCTGCGCCTGTTGCGCCAGATGGGGATGGCGACGGCCTTCAGCGTCACGGCTGTGCTTCAGCTGGTCGCGATCAACCTTGTCGCGATCTTCGTTTTCGGCGAGAAGGTCGGATTGGCAGAAGGCGCCGGCATCGTCCTGGCGATCGCCGGTGTCGCACTGATCACATTCGCACCGCATCTGGGACGATGA
- a CDS encoding Cupin domain-containing protein has product MHMMIGFAVALAAAGSVPASANDGNLAKPNLLFQQIVAGMPRGEQQEVRVLTATFKPGDRTVYHSHAFPVTVYVLDGAFTLELDGRDPIVVKADEALVEPPHVAMTGYNRSASEPTKVVIFYVSEPGAPFLDLHH; this is encoded by the coding sequence ATGCACATGATGATCGGTTTCGCCGTTGCGCTTGCAGCCGCCGGCAGCGTGCCTGCAAGCGCAAATGACGGCAATCTGGCGAAGCCGAACCTCCTCTTTCAACAGATCGTAGCCGGGATGCCGAGAGGGGAGCAGCAGGAGGTGCGGGTGCTTACCGCGACCTTCAAGCCGGGCGACAGGACCGTTTACCACAGCCATGCCTTTCCTGTGACCGTCTACGTCCTGGACGGAGCCTTCACCCTCGAGCTCGACGGCCGCGACCCGATTGTCGTGAAGGCCGACGAGGCGCTGGTCGAGCCACCGCATGTCGCCATGACGGGCTACAACCGGAGCGCCAGCGAGCCGACCAAGGTCGTCATCTTTTACGTCAGCGAACCCGGGGCGCCGTTCCTCGACCTGCACCATTAG
- a CDS encoding transcriptional regulator, LysR family yields the protein MFEWGDLRYFLAVARHGSTLAAAKSLRLSQSTVHRRLAELERRIGRQLVKRHPTGYRLTEFGEAMLPYAERVEHAVQGFEQHQATVTRGEVGVIRVTCPEPIMYRITQSSLLDHFHARHPGLRVEFVMSDKYLDLSKGDADVALRSGDTDDDVLVGRKIADSIWAVYASRKYIERRGKPERVEDLNRHALIGLDQSMANHRAAKWLREVAPDAEVIARNNSVLGLVYAVKSGIGIAPLPTALGDAEPDLVRVLGPIPELARSWRLLTHPDLRRTQRVSAFFDFITEELDSLRPILTG from the coding sequence ATGTTCGAGTGGGGCGATCTGCGATACTTCCTGGCTGTGGCTCGCCACGGCAGCACGTTGGCTGCCGCAAAATCTCTTCGGCTAAGCCAGTCCACGGTGCATCGCCGACTGGCCGAGCTCGAACGCAGGATCGGGCGGCAACTCGTGAAACGTCACCCGACCGGCTACCGGCTCACTGAATTCGGCGAAGCGATGCTCCCCTACGCCGAACGCGTCGAGCATGCCGTGCAGGGGTTCGAGCAGCACCAGGCCACGGTCACACGAGGCGAGGTCGGGGTCATCCGCGTCACCTGCCCGGAACCGATCATGTATCGCATCACGCAATCCTCGCTGCTCGACCATTTCCACGCCCGCCATCCGGGGCTGCGGGTCGAGTTTGTGATGAGCGACAAGTACCTCGACTTGTCGAAGGGAGACGCGGACGTCGCGCTGCGCTCCGGCGATACCGACGACGACGTGCTCGTCGGCCGCAAGATCGCGGATTCGATCTGGGCGGTCTACGCGAGCCGTAAGTATATCGAGCGCCGCGGCAAGCCGGAGCGCGTCGAGGATCTCAATCGTCATGCGCTCATCGGCCTCGACCAGTCGATGGCCAACCATCGTGCGGCGAAGTGGCTTCGCGAGGTCGCGCCCGACGCCGAGGTCATAGCCCGCAACAACAGCGTCCTAGGGCTGGTCTACGCCGTGAAGTCTGGGATCGGCATAGCTCCACTTCCAACCGCACTCGGTGATGCGGAACCCGACCTCGTGCGCGTTCTCGGGCCAATCCCCGAGCTTGCAAGAAGCTGGCGCTTGCTCACCCACCCGGATCTCAGGCGGACGCAGAGAGTCTCGGCCTTCTTCGACTTCATCACGGAGGAACTCGACTCGCTTCGGCCTATTCTGACCGGATGA
- a CDS encoding Ribulose-5-phosphate 4-epimerase/Fuculose-1-phosphate aldolase: MPAIVKSLSSTEAEAEEWRLRCDMAAVFRICARHGWNEQIGNHNSLMLPQARPGAPPLFIINPRGYRFEELTASSLIACDLDGRVIRGKGELRKVAFHIHARIHLRNPAAACVLHVHPRYLTALSMLEEPELALAHHNNLTLNDRVVVDAHGDEPVDDNSEGDRIADLMGDKSIMIMASHGVTVVGPSVHDAFDELFMAERTAMYQVTAMSTGQKLRVLPERLRRRHNGAWGERYDARLHLDAWRRILDKEEPDYAS, encoded by the coding sequence ATGCCTGCGATCGTCAAGTCCCTGTCCTCGACCGAAGCCGAAGCCGAGGAATGGCGGCTGCGCTGCGACATGGCGGCGGTGTTCCGCATCTGCGCCCGCCATGGCTGGAACGAACAGATCGGCAACCACAACTCGCTGATGCTGCCGCAGGCGCGCCCGGGGGCGCCGCCGCTCTTCATCATCAACCCGCGCGGCTATCGCTTCGAGGAGCTCACCGCCTCGAGCCTGATCGCCTGCGATCTCGACGGGCGTGTCATCCGCGGCAAGGGCGAGCTGCGCAAGGTCGCCTTCCACATCCATGCCCGCATCCATCTGCGCAATCCCGCGGCGGCCTGCGTGCTGCATGTGCATCCCCGCTACCTCACGGCGCTGTCGATGCTGGAGGAGCCCGAGCTCGCTCTCGCCCATCACAACAACCTGACCTTGAACGACCGGGTGGTGGTCGACGCGCATGGCGACGAGCCGGTCGACGACAATTCCGAAGGCGACCGTATCGCCGATCTGATGGGCGACAAGAGCATCATGATCATGGCGAGCCATGGCGTCACCGTGGTCGGGCCGAGCGTGCATGACGCCTTCGACGAATTGTTCATGGCCGAGCGCACCGCCATGTACCAGGTGACCGCCATGTCGACCGGCCAGAAGCTGCGCGTGCTGCCCGAGCGGCTGCGCCGTCGCCATAACGGCGCTTGGGGCGAGCGCTACGATGCACGCCTGCATCTCGATGCCTGGCGCCGCATCCTCGACAAGGAAGAGCCGGATTATGCGAGTTGA